The Trueperaceae bacterium DNA segment GAGATTCCCTCCCTCGCCGCTCGCGGTATGTGGGCGCCCGGATCGCCTCGCTCCGAGCCGTCCCGCTCCGCGACGGTGCGTGGCGCCTGGTCCCGCTCCGCGCCACGGCGATACGACGCGTCCGACCGCCCGTCCGTCGCCATCCGGGCGGTCGAGCCCCCGGCCACGTAGCCGCTGGTAGTCGTCTCGTCAACCTGCGCCGGCGGCACTCGCTCCGTCCGACGGTCCTCCTCGCCCTCCTCGACCCGCAGCAACAGGGCAGGGATCGAGAGGTGATCGAGGGCTCGTCTCGCGACACTGCCATGCAGCAGCCGGTCGAAGCCCTTGCGATGATGCGTAGCCATCGCCACCAGGTCGACCCCCTGTTCCTCTGCGAAACCGACTATCGCGTTGGCCGGCTCGCCGAAGTGAACCGCCGCGCTCACCTCGTAGCCGTGCGCCTCGAACAGTCTGACCTCGTCCTGAAGGTCGCTCTCCAGCATCTGCCGGAACTCCTCGAGGCGCTCCTCGTCGTAGAGCGGGTGGAGCGTCGCCCCGGGCATCTCGTAGCCGTACATATAGAGACGGTAGTCGGGCCCCACCGTCGCCGGATCGTAGGCAGCGGTCCCGGGATCGACCGGCACCCTCGCAACGTGGAGCAGCCTGATGGTCCAGGCGTCGGGAGAGAAGAGCTTGGTGATCTGAGGCTCTATCGTTCGGCTGAATTCTGTTCCGTCCATCGGGACCAGCAGCTGTAGCTTGGCCATGACGACACCCCCTGGTTCGTACTTCGGTCGTGGCGCATCTTAGGCAAGGAGGGCCGGTGCGACTAGGGGCCCGTCCACACAAACTGCCTTCCTGCGGCAATATCCTTTGCCCGGGAGGTGCTGGATGACTCACGAGCAGTTCATAGGACTGGTTCAGAACCGCGGCCATCTGGATTCTCGCGACGACGTGGAACGGGCTACCCGTGCGACCCTGGAAACGCTCGCCGAACGACTCGCGGGAGGGGAGGCGGACGATCTTGCAGCCCAATTGCCCCGCGAGATCGGCGAATACCTCCGTCATGAAGGGCAGAAGTTCGAACGGCTCGAGCTCGCTCAGTTCTACGAGCGGGTGAGCGAACGCGAGGGGAGCGAGCTGTCCGACGCGGTGCATCATGCCAAGTCGGTGGTGAGCGTGCTGCGAGAGGCGGTCAGTCCGGGGGAGTTCGCCGACATCGAACAGCAGTTGCCCGAGGAGTACAGGCCGTTGCTGGAGGCCTAGAGTCGTCCGGTCGAGTTCGCGGCGGACCCGCCGGTCGCGCTTCGCGCCGCGACGCTTCTGGCTAACGGTGCTCGAAGGCGAAGCGCGCCCTGCAATACGGTGCGGGATCACTCGTCCCAGCCGCCGAACATCAGCAGTTGGCGGACGCGCTCCAGCTTCGTCGTCGAGTTGGCGGTGAGCGGAACGACCCCGTCGACGGCGCCGGCGATCCGTTCGAGGGTGTCGATGCCGGTCGGCCCGTGGGCTTCGATCTCGACCTCGGTGAAGCCGACGGTGCGCTCCGCGTGCGGAGTGCGTGCGGTGACGCTGTCGAAGGCGAGCACAGCAGCCGGTCTGCCCGCTTCGAGCACCGCGTAGCGGACCCTTTCGGTCTCGATGATCGTGTGGGTCTGGACCATGCCCGGTGCGGTGATGGTCTCTATCCTGTCGAGGATCGGCCTGGGCCACTCGCGGCCCTCCATCGGCAGTTCGATCTCCTCGCGCTCGTGCAGCGCACCCTCTACCCGCCCGCGAGTCTTGAGCGTGGCCACGACCTCCCCATCGGTCATCCGGCGCCTCAGGGCGAGTCCGGCCCGCGAGAGGCTCAGCCTGGCGTCGTCGAAGTAGCGGTCCTTGTTGTACACACGGGCCGCCGGACCGAGGTCGAAGCCGGCGGCAGCGAGCGACCGCTCCAGCTCGGCCGCGTTGGGCTCACCTTCGAGCTGCGTCGAGAACTTCAGTTCCCGTTCGTTGACCACCGGTCGAGCATAGCAGCGGAGTGTCCGGTTCGGCGGCTTGCGCCGGGTGGGAGGACGCTCGTTCGGGGATGTCGGCCAACGAGCAGAAGGCCGGCCTCAACCCCTCTCGGGCCGCAGGTGGCCGGTTGGCCGCAGTCGACCGGTTTCGGGTCCGCTCAGAGAGCGGTCGGCCGGTAAGAGCGAGCGCTCGGCCGGTAAGAGGAAGCGGTCGGCGGGTGAAACGGAGCGATCGGCGGGTGAGACGGAGCGGCCAGCCGGTGAGACTGAGCGGTCCGCGGCTGAGACGGAGCGATCGGCGGGTGAGACTGAGCGGTCAGCCGGTGAGACTGAGCGAATGAGCCGCATGTAGCGCCGGACCGCGTGGCGCCTGTCGAACCTCCGCTGCTGCACTTCCCGTGCCCTCTGTCCCATGAGGGCGCATAGTCGAGGCGATTCGCTAAGCCGTTCGATCGCCGCCACCAGTCCCTCGACGTCCTGCTGCTCCACCACGACCCCGACGCCCTCGTTCTCCACCACCCGGGCAACCTCGGCAGCCTGGTTCATCACGGCTATCACCGGCTTACCCGCCGCCAGCAGCGGGTAGAACTTGCTCGGCACGCTCAAGCCCTCGGTGCCACGTTCGAGTGTCACCAGGGACACGCTCTGTGCGTTCAGCGAGAAGTTCAGTTCGCTGCGAGGCATGTAGGGGAGCAGCGTGACGTTGTTCAGACCTCGGCCGGCGATCTGTTCCTCGATCCAACGCTTCCTCGCCCCCTTGCCGATGATCAGGAAGTGGATCTCTTCCCGGTCTTTCAACGCCTCGGCCGCGTCGATGATCGTCTCGAAGTCGTGGAACAGGCCGAAGTTGCCGCTGTACTGGACCAGGAAGCGGCCCTCCAGCCCAGGGTGAGAGGCGAAGAAGCGGTTCTCATCGTCGGCGATGGGGAAGATCTCCTCGCCGTCCGCCCAGTTGGGGACCACCTCGATCGCGACCTCCTCGCCGGCAGTCTTGGCGCGGATGACGTTCCGCATGCACTCGCCAAGTACGACCACTCGGGTCGAGCGTTTCAACGCGAATCGGCAGACCGCGTCCCACGTCCTGTAGAGGAGGGAGCCGCGTTCGAGATGCCCGGTCACGGCCGCGATGTCGGGGTATACGTCCATGACGAGATAGATCAGCGGTACGCGGCGGATCGCAGCAACCAGGGCAGCGGCCGGAGCGAGGAACGGTGGACTGGAAGTGACCATGATGCGCTCGAGTCCGGGTCGGAGAAGCGCATTCAGGAAGATCGTCAGGGTGAGGCTCATCTCGTTGAGCAGCCTGCAGAGTACCCGTGAGCGCGGGAGGCGCAGGGAACGGACCCGGCAGATATCCACCCCCCGGTACGTTTCGCGGCGCGATTTGGACCTGCTGGCGCTGTGGACCGAGAACGAGGTCAATACCGAGACCTCCAGGCCCTGGGCGACGAGGTCCTCGGACAGTGCGGTCAGCAGCCGTCCACAGGTAGCTTCGGTCGGATAGAAGTGTTCCGAGAGCAGAAGCAGGCGGTTGCCCTCCCGCCCCCG contains these protein-coding regions:
- a CDS encoding DUF2267 domain-containing protein, which encodes MTHEQFIGLVQNRGHLDSRDDVERATRATLETLAERLAGGEADDLAAQLPREIGEYLRHEGQKFERLELAQFYERVSEREGSELSDAVHHAKSVVSVLREAVSPGEFADIEQQLPEEYRPLLEA
- a CDS encoding CYTH domain-containing protein, with the protein product MVNERELKFSTQLEGEPNAAELERSLAAAGFDLGPAARVYNKDRYFDDARLSLSRAGLALRRRMTDGEVVATLKTRGRVEGALHEREEIELPMEGREWPRPILDRIETITAPGMVQTHTIIETERVRYAVLEAGRPAAVLAFDSVTARTPHAERTVGFTEVEIEAHGPTGIDTLERIAGAVDGVVPLTANSTTKLERVRQLLMFGGWDE
- a CDS encoding universal stress protein yields the protein MAKLQLLVPMDGTEFSRTIEPQITKLFSPDAWTIRLLHVARVPVDPGTAAYDPATVGPDYRLYMYGYEMPGATLHPLYDEERLEEFRQMLESDLQDEVRLFEAHGYEVSAAVHFGEPANAIVGFAEEQGVDLVAMATHHRKGFDRLLHGSVARRALDHLSIPALLLRVEEGEEDRRTERVPPAQVDETTTSGYVAGGSTARMATDGRSDASYRRGAERDQAPRTVAERDGSERGDPGAHIPRAAREGISVQKDDNIVTPAETSPAKLGGIPGRGVLTILFGGGDEPVSTQGSWFPEDPGIDLTVLEEAARNERSLIFEGRCVDAETAGHDDQGGEKVRRLVQVTSVRQYQDYGGHARTLVSFELVGEPDMTDVPDQYTKEEFDALSIEQLTDITGLEPPPGMDAQAEAKFRAKAWDSYRIDIEHRDEWGTARQSTPLPHGE
- a CDS encoding glycosyltransferase family 4 protein yields the protein MKSAVDVQEPFDAALPGSAARGREGNRLLLLSEHFYPTEATCGRLLTALSEDLVAQGLEVSVLTSFSVHSASRSKSRRETYRGVDICRVRSLRLPRSRVLCRLLNEMSLTLTIFLNALLRPGLERIMVTSSPPFLAPAAALVAAIRRVPLIYLVMDVYPDIAAVTGHLERGSLLYRTWDAVCRFALKRSTRVVVLGECMRNVIRAKTAGEEVAIEVVPNWADGEEIFPIADDENRFFASHPGLEGRFLVQYSGNFGLFHDFETIIDAAEALKDREEIHFLIIGKGARKRWIEEQIAGRGLNNVTLLPYMPRSELNFSLNAQSVSLVTLERGTEGLSVPSKFYPLLAAGKPVIAVMNQAAEVARVVENEGVGVVVEQQDVEGLVAAIERLSESPRLCALMGQRAREVQQRRFDRRHAVRRYMRLIRSVSPADRSVSPADRSVSAADRSVSPAGRSVSPADRSVSPADRFLLPAERSLLPADRSLSGPETGRLRPTGHLRPERG